Proteins encoded together in one Nostoc sp. PCC 7524 window:
- a CDS encoding glycosyltransferase, with translation MRKLYFLVPGTGGKFACGGLWAELKAFKLAQQVCHADVVTYKQRETDKSFLDDLLQKPNLDDAIFVISWGFDIAKLAVKLQSYNVVYHAHSAGYKFHLPASIPIITVSRNTMGYWGQKSPNSLIYYLPNEISPDFRNLHLERDIDVLVQARKSSDYLLKQLIPALQQRCKVEVVNSYVEDLPGLFNRAKVYLYDSAEYWAQQNVSEGFGLQPMEAMACGCQVFSSVNGGLSDYLDPGFNCYKIAGYSQEYDVQRILKVIDSTISPSLSEDFFAEYRSENIIKRLGIILAELNEFFDHKQHHPGNISSLTRGRLLQLFIQKINSKFRKKYFQGL, from the coding sequence GAGTTAAAGGCGTTTAAATTGGCTCAACAAGTTTGTCATGCAGATGTGGTTACATATAAACAACGGGAAACAGATAAATCCTTTTTAGATGACTTACTGCAAAAACCAAATTTAGATGATGCTATTTTTGTGATTAGCTGGGGATTTGATATAGCTAAATTAGCGGTCAAACTCCAATCATATAATGTTGTTTATCATGCTCATAGCGCGGGTTATAAATTCCATTTACCTGCCAGTATTCCCATCATTACAGTCAGTCGCAACACAATGGGTTATTGGGGTCAAAAATCTCCCAACTCCTTGATTTATTATTTACCTAATGAAATTAGTCCCGATTTTAGGAATTTACATCTAGAACGAGATATTGATGTTTTAGTCCAGGCAAGAAAATCTTCTGATTATTTATTAAAACAATTAATCCCCGCTTTGCAGCAAAGATGTAAAGTAGAGGTGGTTAACTCCTATGTTGAGGATTTACCTGGATTATTTAATCGAGCCAAAGTTTATCTGTATGACTCTGCGGAATATTGGGCGCAGCAGAATGTCAGCGAGGGTTTTGGGTTGCAACCAATGGAAGCTATGGCTTGTGGTTGTCAGGTGTTTTCTAGTGTCAACGGCGGACTTTCCGATTACTTAGATCCTGGATTTAATTGTTATAAAATTGCCGGTTATTCCCAGGAATATGATGTGCAAAGGATTTTGAAGGTGATAGACTCTACCATATCACCTAGTTTATCGGAAGATTTCTTTGCTGAGTATCGCTCTGAAAATATTATTAAGCGTCTAGGAATAATTCTGGCAGAATTAAACGAGTTTTTTGACCACAAACAGCATCATCCGGGTAATATTTCCAGTTTGACAAGAGGGCGTTTATTGCAGTTATTTATACAGAAAATTAATAGTAAATTTCGCAAGAAATACTTTCAGGGTTTGTAG
- a CDS encoding FMN-dependent NADH-azoreductase, with protein MANILHIDTSPRGERSISRALSYEFITTWKDTHPGDIVTYRDLGHNPVPHVDESWIAAAFSPPDARTPELNEVIKLSDNLIDEFLAADRYVFGVPMYNLNIPSTFKAYIDQIVRVGRTFTVDENGYKGLVDSNKKVLIITSRGGAFSPGTPAAAYDYQEPYLRAILGFIGLTDITFIHAENLNMGDDARQKSLTAAKEAIAQAVANW; from the coding sequence ATGGCGAATATCCTGCACATTGATACTAGCCCTCGTGGTGAACGTTCGATTTCCCGCGCCCTCTCCTATGAATTTATTACAACTTGGAAAGATACTCATCCTGGCGATATCGTCACTTACCGGGATTTAGGTCATAATCCTGTTCCCCATGTTGATGAATCTTGGATTGCTGCTGCTTTTTCGCCCCCAGATGCACGTACACCAGAACTGAATGAAGTAATTAAGTTGTCAGATAACTTAATTGATGAATTTCTCGCCGCCGATCGCTATGTTTTTGGCGTACCGATGTATAATTTAAATATCCCCTCAACTTTCAAAGCTTACATCGACCAAATTGTGCGCGTCGGACGTACCTTTACAGTTGATGAGAATGGCTATAAAGGTCTAGTAGATAGCAATAAGAAAGTATTAATTATTACCTCTCGTGGTGGTGCTTTTTCTCCAGGAACCCCTGCGGCTGCTTACGATTATCAAGAACCCTATCTTCGCGCTATTTTAGGTTTTATCGGACTGACAGATATTACCTTTATCCACGCTGAGAACCTCAATATGGGTGACGATGCACGTCAAAAATCGTTAACCGCAGCTAAGGAAGCGATCGCGCAAGCTGTCGCCAACTGGTAA
- a CDS encoding winged helix-turn-helix transcriptional regulator, protein MKAEAEKDDRLTCEVETTLKVIGGRWKVLIIRALMSGVQRFGELQRALPGITQKMLTQQLRELEEDGIIHRQVYAQIPPKVEYSLTPLGESLQPILYAMHEWAVKHFYQNRE, encoded by the coding sequence ATGAAAGCTGAAGCAGAAAAAGATGATAGGCTAACTTGTGAAGTTGAAACCACGTTAAAAGTCATTGGCGGACGCTGGAAGGTTTTGATAATCAGAGCATTAATGTCAGGTGTACAAAGGTTTGGAGAATTGCAGCGAGCCTTACCTGGAATTACACAAAAAATGCTGACACAACAATTGCGAGAATTAGAAGAAGATGGCATTATACATCGACAAGTTTATGCACAAATCCCCCCAAAGGTAGAATATTCATTAACACCCTTGGGAGAAAGTTTACAACCAATTCTTTATGCCATGCACGAATGGGCTGTGAAACATTTTTATCAAAATAGGGAATAG
- a CDS encoding salt stress protein, Slr1339 family, with protein MDAIDKLLAQIKTEYDNKQPQPQQPQPNVVKPSSSPVSKSASSIDNLLSQVQADFVAQDAAEELRKQQEIEQQRIRQEQIKAKQREALTKQAQDWLAKLDSFSPEGLWFERFAESYTSKLEAAIEYLQTNQTN; from the coding sequence ATGGATGCTATTGACAAATTGTTAGCGCAAATTAAAACTGAATACGATAACAAACAACCTCAACCACAACAGCCACAGCCAAATGTGGTTAAACCATCCAGCTCACCTGTCAGCAAGTCAGCATCTTCAATTGATAATTTACTCTCACAAGTGCAAGCTGATTTTGTGGCTCAAGATGCGGCTGAGGAGTTGAGAAAACAGCAGGAAATAGAACAGCAGAGGATTCGACAAGAACAAATCAAAGCCAAACAGCGTGAAGCTTTAACCAAGCAAGCGCAAGACTGGCTAGCAAAATTAGATTCATTCTCTCCTGAAGGACTTTGGTTTGAAAGATTTGCTGAAAGCTATACTTCTAAGCTAGAAGCAGCAATTGAATATTTACAAACCAACCAAACTAATTAA
- a CDS encoding vWA domain-containing protein, with translation MLENRDYTLIIDKSGSMATPDQKGGRNRWVTAQESTLALASKCEQFDPDGITVYVFSGRFKRYENVTAAKVSQIFLENDPSGTTDLAAVLKHATDDYFQRKASGQNKPNGETILVVTDGEPDDRKAVMKVIIEASRRMDRDEELAISFIQVGKDPQAMRFLKVLDDELQSAGAKFDICDTITMEDMEDFSLSEVLLNAIND, from the coding sequence ATGTTAGAAAATCGTGATTACACCCTAATTATTGATAAAAGTGGCAGTATGGCTACTCCAGATCAAAAGGGTGGTAGAAATAGATGGGTAACTGCTCAGGAATCTACTTTAGCCTTGGCGAGTAAGTGCGAACAGTTTGATCCAGATGGTATTACTGTGTATGTCTTTTCTGGCAGATTCAAAAGATATGAAAATGTCACTGCGGCTAAGGTAAGTCAAATTTTTTTAGAAAATGATCCTTCTGGAACCACCGATTTAGCAGCTGTGTTGAAACACGCCACCGATGACTATTTTCAACGCAAAGCATCTGGTCAAAATAAACCCAATGGTGAAACTATTTTAGTGGTTACTGATGGCGAACCAGACGATCGCAAAGCAGTAATGAAGGTCATTATTGAAGCTTCTCGCCGTATGGATAGGGATGAAGAACTAGCCATTTCTTTCATCCAAGTAGGAAAAGATCCGCAAGCTATGCGCTTCCTCAAAGTTTTGGATGATGAACTACAAAGTGCTGGAGCAAAATTTGATATCTGCGACACCATTACAATGGAAGATATGGAAGACTTCAGCCTCTCGGAAGTGCTACTTAATGCCATTAATGATTAG
- a CDS encoding vWA domain-containing protein, translated as MMSDRDYTLIIDKSGSMSTPDQVGGRSRWEIAQESTLALARKCEQFDPDGITVYVFSGRFKRYDDVTSAKVAQIFLENDPAGTTNLAGVLQDAVNNYFQRKASGKTKPNGETILVITDGEPDDRKAVFEVIIQATRQMDRDEELGISMIQVGSDPQATKFLKALDDQLQGVGAKFDICDTITLNDLEDMSLTDVLMNAVTD; from the coding sequence ATGATGAGCGATCGCGACTACACACTAATCATCGACAAAAGCGGTAGTATGTCTACCCCTGACCAAGTTGGTGGTAGAAGTAGATGGGAGATTGCCCAAGAGTCAACTCTGGCTTTAGCGAGAAAATGTGAACAGTTTGACCCAGATGGAATTACTGTTTATGTCTTTTCTGGCAGATTCAAACGCTATGACGATGTTACCTCAGCCAAAGTCGCCCAAATATTTCTCGAAAATGACCCAGCCGGAACAACGAACTTAGCAGGTGTCCTGCAAGATGCCGTAAATAATTACTTTCAACGCAAAGCGTCCGGCAAAACTAAGCCCAACGGCGAGACAATTTTAGTCATTACTGACGGTGAACCAGACGATCGCAAAGCAGTTTTTGAAGTCATTATCCAAGCTACACGCCAAATGGATCGTGATGAAGAATTAGGCATTTCTATGATTCAAGTAGGTTCAGATCCTCAAGCTACTAAGTTTCTCAAAGCTTTAGATGACCAGTTACAAGGTGTGGGTGCTAAATTCGATATTTGCGACACCATCACCTTAAATGACTTAGAAGATATGAGTCTTACTGATGTGTTAATGAATGCAGTTACTGATTAG
- a CDS encoding DUF2231 domain-containing protein, whose protein sequence is MLDYLTSLNDHNLPYPDTIHPIVVHFVIAMVLFAFVCDLIGYFTGKTRLFEVGWWNMFVATIAIFVAIIFGQFEAGLSKPYEVAKSVLNLHTLIGWSLSGIIAAITAWRYVIRARNPQKLPFHYLGVGLILVAIVGLQVYLGDELVWVYGLHTVPVVEAVKDGILP, encoded by the coding sequence ATGCTTGATTATCTTACATCATTGAATGACCACAATTTACCTTACCCGGATACGATTCATCCCATCGTTGTACACTTCGTAATTGCGATGGTGTTGTTTGCTTTTGTATGCGATTTAATTGGTTATTTCACTGGTAAAACTCGTCTTTTTGAAGTCGGCTGGTGGAATATGTTTGTGGCTACTATTGCCATTTTTGTGGCCATTATTTTCGGTCAGTTTGAAGCTGGTTTGTCCAAACCCTACGAAGTGGCTAAGTCAGTATTGAATTTGCATACACTTATTGGCTGGTCATTGTCTGGAATTATTGCAGCAATTACAGCTTGGCGCTATGTCATCCGCGCTCGTAACCCACAGAAATTACCCTTCCATTACTTAGGCGTAGGGCTAATTTTAGTCGCAATTGTGGGCTTGCAAGTATATCTCGGTGATGAGCTGGTTTGGGTATATGGACTGCATACAGTCCCAGTTGTTGAAGCTGTCAAGGATGGTATTCTGCCATGA
- a CDS encoding DUF2231 domain-containing protein, whose protein sequence is MNSELIEQLNVQLGANGLPYTIPIHPNLVHLTLGLFIIGITFDIVGVLFPFQQWVFKFLGITVERDNLFDVGWYNMVASTVITFFTVGAGFYEMFLATPTPDIKSAWGLQAMQTMLWHGVGGVFLLGLIAVMTLWRAWQRYVWSIDEDRQVQWSYLLAGIAIMFIMYIHGTLGAQLAAEFGVHNTADSLLRLGEDLNNVLK, encoded by the coding sequence ATGAACTCAGAACTGATTGAACAATTAAATGTCCAACTAGGAGCTAACGGGCTACCTTACACAATTCCGATTCATCCCAACCTCGTACACCTGACTCTGGGCTTGTTCATCATTGGGATTACCTTTGATATCGTGGGCGTGCTGTTTCCCTTCCAACAATGGGTATTCAAGTTTTTGGGGATTACAGTAGAGCGCGATAACTTATTTGATGTTGGTTGGTACAACATGGTAGCTTCCACCGTCATTACCTTTTTTACAGTGGGAGCAGGCTTTTACGAAATGTTTTTAGCCACCCCAACCCCTGACATCAAAAGTGCTTGGGGATTACAAGCTATGCAAACCATGTTATGGCATGGGGTAGGCGGTGTATTCCTCTTAGGTTTAATTGCCGTCATGACTCTATGGAGAGCATGGCAACGCTACGTTTGGTCTATAGATGAAGATAGACAAGTGCAATGGAGCTATCTACTAGCCGGCATAGCCATCATGTTCATTATGTACATCCACGGCACCCTAGGGGCGCAACTAGCTGCTGAGTTTGGTGTACACAACACCGCCGATAGCTTGCTGCGATTGGGTGAAGACCTCAACAATGTACTTAAGTAA
- a CDS encoding cytochrome c oxidase subunit II — protein sequence MKFGKVLGVLTLVVGAIAISATSMWVGKQAYSWLPPQAAAESHLIDDLFSFLVTLGAFIFLGVTAVLMYSLLFHRAEKDDWSDGPHIEGNITLEVVWTAIPILLVFWIAGYSYQIYEQMGIQGPATLVHLHNPMGMESAYAATEDETEAVVAAPTEKIDVIAKQWSWVFHYPEKDVTSTELHLPSDRRVQLALRSEDVLHGFYIPAFRLKQDIVPNHTIDFEFTPIRQGQYRLTDSQYSGTYFATMEANVVVESPEEYHKWLTTASSHIPIPAYNQAAAEYHQKATQSVKTGWETVAPAAAPVVNYPG from the coding sequence ATGAAATTTGGGAAGGTTTTAGGAGTTTTGACATTGGTAGTAGGCGCGATCGCTATTTCTGCTACCAGTATGTGGGTTGGTAAACAGGCTTACTCCTGGTTGCCCCCCCAAGCTGCGGCTGAATCTCACTTAATTGATGATCTATTCAGCTTTTTGGTTACTCTAGGTGCATTTATCTTCCTGGGAGTGACTGCCGTTCTCATGTATTCTTTACTTTTTCATCGCGCAGAAAAAGACGACTGGAGTGATGGCCCCCACATCGAAGGTAATATCACCCTAGAAGTAGTTTGGACAGCTATCCCCATTCTGTTAGTGTTTTGGATTGCGGGTTATAGCTATCAAATCTACGAACAAATGGGCATTCAAGGGCCAGCCACATTGGTACACCTGCACAATCCTATGGGTATGGAATCAGCCTATGCTGCCACCGAAGATGAAACCGAAGCGGTTGTAGCAGCACCCACCGAAAAAATTGATGTCATCGCCAAACAATGGTCTTGGGTGTTCCATTATCCCGAAAAAGATGTCACCAGCACCGAATTGCATTTACCAAGCGATCGCCGGGTACAATTAGCGTTGCGCTCAGAAGACGTACTACACGGCTTTTACATCCCAGCTTTCCGCCTCAAACAAGACATCGTTCCCAACCACACCATCGACTTTGAATTTACCCCCATCCGCCAAGGTCAATATCGTCTGACCGACTCCCAATATAGCGGTACATACTTCGCCACCATGGAGGCGAACGTGGTTGTGGAATCTCCGGAAGAGTATCACAAATGGTTAACCACAGCCTCCTCCCACATACCCATACCCGCCTACAATCAAGCGGCTGCTGAATATCATCAAAAAGCTACTCAGTCAGTCAAAACAGGCTGGGAAACCGTTGCACCTGCCGCCGCACCTGTGGTTAATTACCCCGGTTAA
- the ctaD gene encoding cytochrome c oxidase subunit I → MTNIPIERLNLPLEKPHHPSPGGWKEYFSFSTDHKVIGIQYLVTSFIFFLVGGIFAMILRGELITPEADLIDRTVYNGMFTMHGTVMLFLWTFPSLVGLANYLVPLMIGARDMAFPRLNAAAFWMVPVVGILLMASFFVPGGPAQAGWWAYPPVSLQNPTGRLINGQVIWLLAVAISGVSSIMGAVNFVTTIVKMRAPGMGFFRMPLFVWAVFSAQIIQLFGLPALTAGAVMLLLDLTVGTGFFNPSNGGNPVMFQHYFWFYSHPAVYVIILPIFGVFSEIFPVYARKPLFGYKVVALSSMLIAVVSAIVWVHHMYVSGTPAWMRMIFMMTTMLVSVPTGIKVFAWVATIWGGKIRLTTPMLFALGGLILFVFAGIVGIMLSSVPVDVHVNNTYFVVGHFHYVLYGTVTMGMYAAIYHWFPKMTGRMYSEGWGKVHFWLAFIGTNLNFFPMHPLGLQGMLRRVASYAPEYEGWNIVASLGAFLLGMSTLPFIFNMLVSWMQGEKAPDNPWRAIGLEWLVSSPPPVENFEEIPVVISEPYGYGKSEPLVAEAHSHQH, encoded by the coding sequence ATGACAAATATCCCTATTGAAAGGCTAAATCTGCCTCTGGAGAAGCCTCACCACCCATCCCCCGGTGGCTGGAAAGAGTATTTCAGCTTTAGTACCGATCACAAAGTTATCGGTATCCAATACCTCGTTACCTCTTTTATCTTCTTTCTTGTCGGTGGCATCTTTGCCATGATCCTGCGGGGAGAACTCATTACCCCCGAAGCAGACCTAATTGATCGCACCGTATATAACGGAATGTTCACCATGCACGGCACTGTGATGCTGTTCTTATGGACATTCCCTTCCTTAGTAGGTTTAGCTAACTATCTCGTACCCTTAATGATTGGGGCGCGGGATATGGCCTTTCCTCGCCTCAACGCCGCCGCCTTTTGGATGGTTCCCGTCGTCGGGATTCTGTTGATGGCCAGTTTCTTTGTCCCTGGTGGCCCAGCCCAAGCTGGTTGGTGGGCTTATCCTCCTGTGAGTCTACAAAACCCCACAGGGCGCTTAATTAATGGACAAGTTATTTGGCTATTAGCAGTGGCGATTTCTGGTGTTTCCTCCATTATGGGGGCGGTAAACTTTGTCACCACCATCGTCAAAATGCGTGCGCCAGGGATGGGCTTCTTCCGGATGCCTTTGTTTGTGTGGGCAGTATTTAGCGCCCAGATTATCCAATTGTTCGGCTTACCTGCCCTGACAGCCGGTGCAGTCATGCTGCTACTCGACCTCACCGTTGGTACTGGCTTTTTCAACCCCAGCAATGGGGGTAATCCGGTGATGTTCCAGCATTACTTCTGGTTCTACTCCCACCCTGCCGTTTATGTGATCATTCTGCCCATCTTCGGCGTTTTCTCAGAAATCTTTCCCGTCTATGCCCGTAAACCCCTATTTGGCTACAAAGTAGTTGCCCTCTCCTCAATGTTGATTGCTGTAGTCAGCGCCATTGTCTGGGTACATCATATGTATGTTAGTGGTACACCTGCTTGGATGCGGATGATTTTCATGATGACCACTATGTTGGTATCTGTACCCACTGGGATTAAAGTATTTGCTTGGGTAGCAACTATCTGGGGTGGCAAAATCCGCTTGACTACACCCATGTTGTTTGCCTTGGGTGGCTTAATTCTGTTCGTCTTCGCGGGTATCGTCGGCATCATGCTGTCTTCCGTACCTGTTGATGTTCACGTTAACAACACCTACTTCGTAGTCGGACACTTCCACTATGTCCTGTACGGCACAGTCACCATGGGGATGTATGCAGCCATCTATCATTGGTTCCCCAAAATGACCGGACGGATGTACTCCGAAGGCTGGGGTAAAGTCCATTTCTGGCTGGCATTTATTGGTACTAACCTTAACTTCTTCCCCATGCACCCATTAGGATTGCAAGGGATGTTACGCCGAGTCGCTTCCTATGCACCAGAGTATGAAGGCTGGAATATTGTTGCTAGCTTAGGTGCATTCTTACTGGGTATGTCCACTTTGCCCTTCATCTTCAATATGCTGGTTTCTTGGATGCAAGGTGAGAAAGCACCTGATAATCCTTGGCGAGCCATTGGTTTGGAGTGGTTGGTATCTTCTCCTCCACCAGTAGAGAACTTTGAAGAGATTCCTGTAGTGATTTCTGAACCCTACGGCTACGGTAAATCTGAACCGTTAGTTGCAGAAGCCCATAGTCATCAACACTAG
- a CDS encoding cytochrome c oxidase subunit 3, with protein sequence MDSYIVSDELQQPVHHAGGEHGHDEEGNKMFGFIVFLLSESVIFLSFFAGYIVYKLTNPNWLPPGISGLEVKEPAINTVVLVASSFVIYLAEAALKRQDLRLFRIFLLTTMVMGGYFLVGQAIEWSNLEFGFTSGTFGGMFYLLTGFHGLHVFTGILLQLIVLLRSFIPGNYDTGHFGVNATSLFWHFVDVIWIVLFIMLYIWQ encoded by the coding sequence ATGGACAGCTACATTGTTTCAGATGAGTTGCAACAACCTGTGCATCATGCAGGTGGCGAACATGGCCACGACGAAGAAGGCAATAAAATGTTTGGTTTTATTGTGTTTCTATTGTCTGAAAGTGTAATTTTCTTAAGCTTTTTCGCTGGCTATATTGTCTACAAACTCACCAATCCTAACTGGCTACCGCCTGGTATTTCTGGTTTAGAAGTTAAAGAACCGGCAATTAATACTGTGGTACTGGTTGCTAGTAGTTTTGTGATTTATTTGGCAGAAGCCGCTCTCAAACGCCAAGATTTACGATTATTCCGCATCTTCTTGCTCACAACAATGGTTATGGGTGGCTACTTTTTGGTAGGACAGGCCATTGAATGGAGCAACCTAGAATTTGGTTTTACTTCTGGCACTTTTGGCGGGATGTTCTACCTGTTAACAGGTTTCCACGGTTTACACGTTTTTACCGGGATCTTATTACAGCTGATTGTGCTGTTGCGATCGTTTATTCCTGGCAATTACGATACAGGTCACTTCGGCGTAAATGCAACTTCTTTATTTTGGCACTTCGTCGATGTTATCTGGATTGTTTTGTTTATCATGCTCTACATCTGGCAGTAA